From the Vibrio algarum genome, one window contains:
- a CDS encoding sigma-54-dependent Fis family transcriptional regulator, which translates to MKVEELFLNSLLSQSNKDASVHFMQQRVLILDALALGLLRKELIDTLGYHKARKILTRFGFAHGWRTAKMIEEDFPEVLFDGHGGEHLHRLFGLVNTTNRVERNEEGGGLLIRTKMENSYEAEQHLNLLGTAEEGSCWTLTGFASGYETYKRGREMFFIETKCISKGDPYCQMEGRFKECWDHRLDDHLPYFEMESISKTLKEQEQQIQLLEQRLAAHSKEREMLENPIDPIQGFIARSPLMIKLISIARRAAQVDSTVLVSGGSGVGKEHISRYVHQVSSRADGPFIPVNCGALSESLLEAELFGHAKGAFTGADRARMGLFEEANGGTIFLDEIGETSANMQVKLLRVLQEKEIKRIGENITRKLDVRIIVATNRNLSEEVQKGTFRQDLFYRLRVIELTIPNLDQRREDILPIANLFLYKFSVSMHRNVIGLSRAAVKRLMDHSWPGNVRELANAMEYAVALCSGEWVEEDDLPPELITSDEPQLGFNPLMPMEAVEKKHILAVLDYHHGDKRATAESLGMVLSTLYRKLSLYRI; encoded by the coding sequence ATGAAAGTCGAAGAATTATTTCTTAACAGTTTACTCAGTCAATCCAATAAGGATGCGTCGGTGCACTTCATGCAACAGCGAGTGCTTATTTTAGATGCACTTGCACTTGGCTTATTGCGAAAAGAGTTAATTGATACTCTCGGTTATCACAAAGCCCGAAAAATCTTGACTCGGTTTGGTTTTGCCCACGGTTGGCGTACCGCGAAAATGATTGAAGAAGATTTTCCAGAAGTATTGTTTGATGGCCATGGTGGAGAGCACTTGCATCGTCTGTTTGGGTTGGTCAATACCACCAATAGGGTGGAAAGAAACGAAGAGGGTGGAGGGTTACTCATCCGGACAAAAATGGAGAATTCCTATGAGGCAGAGCAGCACCTTAATCTATTAGGCACCGCTGAAGAAGGGAGTTGCTGGACCTTAACGGGTTTCGCTAGTGGTTATGAAACCTATAAACGGGGCCGGGAAATGTTCTTTATCGAAACCAAATGCATTTCTAAAGGCGATCCTTATTGCCAAATGGAGGGCCGTTTTAAAGAGTGTTGGGACCACCGCCTTGACGATCATTTACCTTATTTTGAGATGGAAAGCATTAGTAAAACTCTCAAAGAGCAAGAACAGCAGATTCAACTATTAGAACAGCGTTTAGCGGCTCACAGCAAAGAACGGGAAATGCTTGAGAACCCCATCGATCCTATTCAAGGCTTTATTGCTCGTAGCCCTTTAATGATCAAGCTTATTAGCATTGCCAGAAGAGCGGCTCAAGTTGACTCCACTGTATTAGTGAGTGGTGGTAGTGGCGTTGGTAAAGAACACATTAGTCGTTACGTACACCAAGTCTCTTCTCGGGCTGACGGGCCGTTTATCCCGGTTAACTGTGGGGCTTTAAGCGAAAGTTTGCTCGAAGCCGAATTATTTGGCCACGCTAAAGGTGCTTTTACTGGGGCGGACAGGGCTCGTATGGGCTTATTCGAAGAAGCTAATGGTGGCACCATATTTCTAGATGAGATAGGTGAAACCAGTGCAAATATGCAGGTTAAATTACTGAGAGTTCTGCAAGAAAAAGAGATAAAACGTATTGGCGAAAATATAACCCGAAAGTTAGATGTCCGAATTATTGTCGCTACCAATCGCAATCTTAGTGAAGAGGTTCAAAAAGGAACGTTTAGACAAGATCTTTTTTATCGATTGCGGGTAATAGAGTTAACGATTCCAAATCTCGACCAACGCCGCGAAGATATCCTGCCCATCGCCAATCTGTTTTTGTACAAATTTAGTGTCAGTATGCACCGTAACGTCATTGGTCTATCTCGGGCAGCAGTTAAGCGCCTGATGGATCATAGCTGGCCGGGTAATGTTCGTGAGTTGGCTAATGCTATGGAGTACGCCGTCGCACTCTGTAGTGGAGAATGGGTAGAAGAAGATGATTTACCACCAGAGTTAATCACAAGTGACGAGCCACAGCTTGGCTTCAATCCATTAATGCCAATGGAAGCGGTTGAAAAAAAGCACATTTTAGCGGTTCTGGATTACCATCACGGAGACAAACGGGCCACTGCAGAAAGCCTAGGTATGGTACTGTCAACTTTGTATCGTAAGTTATCGCTCTATCGAATTTAG
- a CDS encoding reductive dehalogenase — MTKYHSTVGRRDFMKMLGMGAAGAATLGGATKAFADLDEMMDSPYAERNLPWWVKEVDEPTIEIDWDNMEVFPGPHKTLFNPMSWENPQDWMDIRDNNIASTTEKVRNNEPGYSLRDRALADANCWGWGTNTALQPSWTGPDVQANPDWEHPTMFYTPKDFGVPAHKGTPEENSRMLRVAGRVLGAADMGFVKLDERTKKLLYGNLRFENVERGYDPKDGTFVLPDKDLWVVCAVIPQSLWMAQHTDRMSWAAANTAAYSRANIYSNRINVFLRGLGYQFYGGGTAAIGRSVGFGIMSGMGEYGRAGILVSPQWGTNIRTVHLTVTDMPLAETKPIDAGILEFCKTCKKCAEMCPSGAIPTADEPWWGRKTLASQRLQGLVPRC; from the coding sequence ATGACTAAATACCATTCGACAGTGGGTCGGCGGGATTTTATGAAGATGTTGGGAATGGGGGCGGCCGGCGCGGCTACGCTTGGTGGAGCAACAAAAGCTTTTGCGGATTTGGATGAGATGATGGATTCGCCCTACGCAGAGCGTAATCTCCCTTGGTGGGTAAAAGAGGTCGATGAACCCACTATAGAAATTGACTGGGATAATATGGAAGTATTTCCTGGACCACATAAAACCCTATTTAATCCAATGAGTTGGGAAAACCCTCAAGACTGGATGGATATTCGAGACAATAACATTGCTTCAACCACGGAAAAGGTAAGAAACAATGAACCAGGATATTCCCTTCGAGATCGTGCTCTTGCAGACGCGAATTGCTGGGGTTGGGGAACCAATACGGCGCTGCAACCATCGTGGACTGGTCCCGATGTGCAGGCGAACCCTGACTGGGAACACCCTACCATGTTTTATACACCGAAAGATTTCGGTGTCCCTGCCCACAAAGGGACCCCAGAAGAAAACTCGCGCATGCTGCGAGTCGCTGGGCGCGTTCTCGGTGCTGCGGATATGGGGTTTGTTAAACTTGACGAAAGAACCAAAAAACTTCTCTATGGCAACCTTCGGTTCGAAAATGTTGAGCGAGGATACGATCCCAAAGATGGTACTTTTGTTTTACCAGACAAAGACCTCTGGGTTGTATGTGCGGTAATTCCTCAAAGTCTATGGATGGCACAGCACACTGATCGCATGAGTTGGGCTGCCGCCAATACCGCGGCCTATTCACGAGCCAACATATACTCTAACCGTATCAATGTTTTCTTACGTGGTCTTGGCTACCAGTTCTACGGAGGCGGTACTGCAGCTATCGGCCGTAGTGTTGGCTTTGGCATCATGTCAGGAATGGGTGAATATGGTCGTGCCGGAATTTTAGTTAGCCCTCAGTGGGGTACCAATATTCGAACGGTACATCTAACGGTGACTGATATGCCATTAGCAGAAACCAAGCCTATCGATGCCGGTATTCTAGAGTTTTGTAAAACCTGTAAAAAATGTGCAGAAATGTGCCCGTCTGGTGCGATACCAACTGCAGATGAGCCGTGGTGGGGGAGAAAAACCTTGGCAAGCCAAAGGTTACAAGGGTTGGTACCAAGATGCTAA